From the Chloroflexus aurantiacus J-10-fl genome, one window contains:
- a CDS encoding sialidase family protein: MAKAGVLYVGTDNGLYIFSDPGGTGRWRLLPDVALANEQIIGLVAADSQSLVVATKQAFQRSDDGGRQWQEADAEDRMLFNFLNSQRVPVATVQGMGVWRHSEPPLSDCSLLAVLSGKQEVLLAVTAEGKRMLRSDDGGKTWQDVSVTFQGRLSAFAPSSYHIDVVWAGTDTGQILRSDDRGRSWQHVGNVPHAVRCLAAVRVA, from the coding sequence ATGGCAAAAGCAGGAGTGCTATACGTTGGCACCGACAATGGTCTTTACATCTTCAGCGATCCAGGCGGCACGGGACGCTGGCGGCTGTTGCCTGATGTTGCGCTGGCCAATGAGCAGATTATCGGCCTGGTAGCAGCCGACTCGCAGAGCCTGGTGGTGGCAACCAAACAGGCGTTTCAACGTAGCGATGATGGTGGTCGGCAGTGGCAAGAAGCCGATGCTGAAGATCGCATGTTGTTCAATTTTCTGAACAGTCAGCGGGTGCCGGTAGCCACAGTGCAGGGTATGGGGGTGTGGCGTCATTCAGAACCGCCGCTGTCCGATTGTTCACTGCTGGCTGTGCTCTCCGGAAAGCAAGAGGTGCTGCTGGCGGTAACCGCTGAAGGAAAGCGCATGCTACGCAGTGATGATGGTGGTAAGACCTGGCAGGATGTGTCGGTGACGTTTCAGGGGCGGCTGAGTGCCTTCGCTCCGAGTAGCTATCATATCGATGTGGTTTGGGCCGGAACCGACACAGGTCAAATTTTGCGCAGCGATGATCGGGGCCGCTCGTGGCAACATGTCGGCAATGTGCCCCATGCGGTGCGCTGTCTGGCTGCCGTGCGCGTGGCGTAA